The window CTGGTGGGGGGGCGCCCCGGGGGGGGGCCGCCCGCCCGCGCCGGGGCCCCCCCGGGGGGCTGCCCCTACGACCCCACCCCGGCGGCGATTTCGGCCGGCCGGGCCAGCTCCGCCCGGGATGACGGCGCTGCCGGCCGGGAGGCGGTGGCCGTCAGCCGCGCCGAAAAGCCGGCCAAGATCGCCTCCTGGCTGGCCTCCGGCACGTCCTCGTCCCGGAGCAGCCGCCGCACCACGTCCCGGGCGGCCAGGGTACGGCTGATCAGCTCGCCGTCCACGGTCAGCCGGCCATCCCGTACCGCATCGTAGACCGTCTCCACCTGGTGCACGAAGGCGGCAATAGCGTCGAAGCCGAACATCTTGCCCGAGCCCTTCACGGTGTGCAGGGCCCGGAAGACCCGGTTCACCAGCTCCCGGTCGTCCGGTCGCGCCTCCAGCTCGAGAAGGGCCGCCTCCAGATCGTCCAGGAGCTCCTCGGCCTCGGCCCTGAAGATATCCTGCTCCACGCTCCCCTCCTGCGGCACCCTGACTGGCCTGCCTGCTCCCCCGCTGGCGCCTGCCGCCATCAGGTATCAACAAGCGTGCCAGCCCCATCCACCAGCAGGAATCACCTGCTGGCAACAAGTTGCGAGCCAAGCGGGCTGGACTGTGGGCGCCGGTGTCCAGCAAGACGCTGTCTCACTTGCTGGACAGCGTCTCGTCGGCTGGACAGGCGGGGGAACGATCAGCGGGACAGGTGGTGCTTGCTGAGAAGCTGGTAGAAGCGGGCCCGGGACAGGCCACTCATCCGGCAGGCGGCGGTGATGTTCCAGGCGCAGGCCGCCAGCGCCTGCTCCAGGTAGTCCTTTTCCAGCGCCTCCCGGTAGGAGCTCCAGGGGGGCAACGGACTGCCGGCCCGGGGGCGGTGGTGGATGGCAGGCCCCAGGGCCTGTTGCCGCAAGGAGGAGGGCAGGCGCTTGAGGCGCAGATGGATGGGCAGATCGGTATGGTGCAACGTGGGGCAGTGGAAGGCGGCGGCAAAGGCCTGATCCAGGGTCTGGTAGAGCTCCCGCACGTTTCCCGGCCAGTCGTGGGCGGCAAGCGCCCCCAGGGCCTCGGGGCTGATCTCCTTGGGCTCGTGGCCGTAACGGCGGCAGAGGCGGTCGATGAAATGCCGGCTCAGGGCGGCGATATCCCCGGGCCGCTCCCGCAACGGTGGCAGCCGGATCGAGAAGGACTGGAGGCGGAAGAGGAGATCCTGGCGGAAGGTCGCCGCCGCGGCCATGGCAGCCAGATCCTGGTTGGTGGCGGCCACCAGCCGGAAGTCGGATGCCTGCTCGCGGCTGCCACCCACCGGCAGGAAGCGCTGCTCCTGGAGGACCCGGAGAAAGATCTTCTGCACCCCCAGGGGCAGCTCCGCCACCTCATCCAGGAACAGGGTGCCGCCGTCGGCCTGGCTGACGAGGCCCCGGTGGCTGCGGTCGGCGCCGGTGAAGGCGCCCTTCTCATGGCCGAACAGGGTGCTCTCCACCAGGGTCTCCGGCAGGGCGGCGCAGTCCACCACCACGAAGGTGCCGCCGGCGCGCCGGGAGTTGGCATGGATGGCCCGGGCGAAGAGCTCCTTGCCGGTGCCGGTCTCACCGGTGATGAGCACACTGACGTCGCTTTGCGCGGCCTGGGCCAGCTGCCCCAGGCAGGCGCGGATGCCGGGGCTGTCGCCGATGATCTCCTGGCGCTTCAGGGCCTGGGCTGCCTCCTGGGCCCGCTGCCGCTCCTGCCGGTACTGGAGGGCCCGGGCCAGCGGCAGAACCATGTCCTGGATGACCATGGGCTTTTCGACATAATCCCAGGCACCGCTCTCGATGGCCAGCGCCGCGCCGTCATAGGTGCCCTGGCCGGTGACGATGATCACCTCGGGACAGGAAGGCGCCTGGCGGAGCCGGGGCAGGAGGTCGAGGCCGTTGCCATCCGGCAGGATGACGTCCAGGAAGACCACGTCGAAATCACCGGCCGCGGCCAGGGCCTCGGCCTCGGCCACGGTGGCCGCGCCGGCCGCCTGGTGCCCCAGCCGGGTGAGCTTGGCGGTGATGGCGGCGCGGATGAGGTCATCATCATCGACGACCAGGGTCTTGGCCATGACGGGGGTGTCCCTCGGGTGGTTGACGGTTCGCTCAGGCAGCTCGGTGGTGATGGCACCGGCCAAAACCCGGCAGCGCCTCCCCGGTGGAGCCGAGCGGGGCCGCAGCCACGGCCCTGCCCTTGGAGCCTTCTCCATGAT is drawn from Thermodesulfobacteriota bacterium and contains these coding sequences:
- a CDS encoding Hpt domain-containing protein; this encodes MEQDIFRAEAEELLDDLEAALLELEARPDDRELVNRVFRALHTVKGSGKMFGFDAIAAFVHQVETVYDAVRDGRLTVDGELISRTLAARDVVRRLLRDEDVPEASQEAILAGFSARLTATASRPAAPSSRAELARPAEIAAGVGS
- a CDS encoding sigma-54 dependent transcriptional regulator, yielding MAKTLVVDDDDLIRAAITAKLTRLGHQAAGAATVAEAEALAAAGDFDVVFLDVILPDGNGLDLLPRLRQAPSCPEVIIVTGQGTYDGAALAIESGAWDYVEKPMVIQDMVLPLARALQYRQERQRAQEAAQALKRQEIIGDSPGIRACLGQLAQAAQSDVSVLITGETGTGKELFARAIHANSRRAGGTFVVVDCAALPETLVESTLFGHEKGAFTGADRSHRGLVSQADGGTLFLDEVAELPLGVQKIFLRVLQEQRFLPVGGSREQASDFRLVAATNQDLAAMAAAATFRQDLLFRLQSFSIRLPPLRERPGDIAALSRHFIDRLCRRYGHEPKEISPEALGALAAHDWPGNVRELYQTLDQAFAAAFHCPTLHHTDLPIHLRLKRLPSSLRQQALGPAIHHRPRAGSPLPPWSSYREALEKDYLEQALAACAWNITAACRMSGLSRARFYQLLSKHHLSR